The DNA window taatagaataaggctccatggtaactattacagtagaatagaataaggcaccatggtagctaatacattataatagaataaggctccatggtagctaatacattataatataataaggctccatggtaactaatacagtagattagaataaggcaccatggtagctaatacagtagaatagaataaggctccatggtaactaatacagtcgagtagaataaggctccatggtagctaatacattataatagaataaggcaccatggtagcaAATACATTAgaatataataaggctccatggtagctaatacagtagaatagaataaggctccatggtagctaatacagtagaataaggcaccatggtagctaatacattataatagaataaggcaccatggtagataatacagtagaatagaattaggctccatggtagctaatacattataatagaataaggctccatggtaactattacagtagaatagaataaggcaccatggtagcaaatacagtagaatagaataaggctccatggtagctaatacattataatagaataaggctccatggtaactaatacattagaatataataaggctccatggtaactaatacataataatataatacggctccatggtagctaaaacattacaatagaataaggctccatggtagctaaaacattataatataataaggctccatggtagctaaggctgtagaataaggctgtatcctatactgactagtctatttacccattaggtctaatacatgtatccaaTATTGACTAGTCTATTTGTCtattaggtctaatacatgtatcttatactgactagtctatttatccattagGTCTAATAAATGtatgcatgttgattttgtccatccacaccagacgcgatcaggacacgcaggttgaaatatcaaaatttAATCTGAACCAAGTACATACATtttgggacaggtcgaaaagcattcatggcaatttagctagttcgCTTGCTGTTGCTCGCTAATTTATCctaggatataaacattgggttgttatgttatctgaaatgcacaaggtcctctagtCCTACTATGAATCCATGATTGCATGCTGTCAggctgtatcgccgcctggtacagcaactgcaccaaacacctactatctcaaggccatcagcctgttaaatagccatcactggccagcctccacccagtaccctgccctgaacttaatcactgtcactagctggcctccacccagtaccctgccctgaacttaatcactgtcactagctggcctccacccagtaccctgccctgaacttaatcactgtcactagctggcctccacccagtaccctgccctgaacttaatcactgtcactagctggcctttacccagtaccctgccctgaacttaatcactgtcactagctggcctccacccagtaccctgccctgaactaatAATGTCACACTGTCACAGCTGGTGCCCTGAACTTAATGGAAcactgtcactttaataatggaaccctgccctgaacttaatcactgtcactagctggcatctacccagtaccctgccctgaacttaatcactgtcactagctggcctccacccagtaccctgccctgaacttaatcACTGTCACCAgctggcctccacccagtaccctgccctgaacttaatcactgtcactagctggctaccGCCCAGTACTCAACACTGCTCGTTCAAGTCTGCTGCCCTATctaacactggtcactataataatggaacactggtcactataataatggaacactggtcactttaataatggaacactggtcactataataatggaacactggtcactataataatggaacactggtcactataataatggaacactggtcactataataatggaacactggtcactataataatggaacactggtcactataataatggaacactggtcactataataatggaacactggtcactttaataatggaacactggtcactataataatggaacactggtcactttaataatggaacactggtcactataataatggaacactggtcactataataatggaacactggtcactttaataatggaacactggtcactataataatggaacactggtcactataataatggaacactggtcactataataatggaacactggtcactataataatggaacactggtcactttaataatggaacactggtcactttaataatggaacactggtcactataataatggaacactggtcactttaataatggaacactggtcactataataatggaacactggtcactggtcataataatggaacactggtggAACACTggtataataatggaacactggtcactttaataatggaacactggtcactataataatggaacactggtcactatggaacataatggaacactggtcactataataatggaacactggtcactttaataatggaacactggtcactataataatggaacactggtcactttaataatggaacactggtcactataataatggaacactggtcactataataatggaacactggtcactataataatggaacactggtcactttaataatggaacactgatcactataataatggaacactggtcactataataatggaacactggtcactataataatggaacactggtcactataataatggaacactggtcactataataatggaacactggtcactttaataatggaacactggtcactataataatggaacactggtcactataataatggaacactggtcactataataatggaacactggtcactaataatggaacactggtcactttaataatggaacactggtcactaataatggaacaccggtcactttaataatggtacACTGGTcgctaataatggaacactggtcactataataatggaacactggtcactttaataatggaacactggtcactataataatggaacactggtcactaataataatggaacactggtcactataataatggaacactggtcactataataatggaacactggtcactataataatggaacactggtcactaataataatggaacactggtcactataataatggaacactggtcactaataataatggaacactggtcactataataatggaacactggtcactataataatgaacactggtcactaataataatggaacactggtcactataataatggaacactggtcactttaagaaTGGaccactggtcactataataatggaacactggtcactttgataatggaacactggtcacttcaataatggaatcactggtcactttaataatggaacacgggtcactttattaatggaacactggtcacttcaataatggaacactggtcactataataatggaacactggtcactaataatggaacactggtcactttaataatggaacactggtcactttaataatggaacactggtcactttaataatggaacactggtcactttaataatggaacactggtcactttaataatggaacactggtcactttaataatggaacactggtcactttaataatgttcacatactgTTTTACACACTTCATATGTATTTTCAGTTAGCTTTGTTTTCCTCTAGCTATTCTCCAGTTTGCTCCCAGCCGCTTTCATAGACCGTAGATCACTGTTAAACCATGGTGCAGATTTGTTTGTTTGACTGAATTACTATGACATTTCCTTAAATGTAGTCAGATACGTAGCAGATAGAAAGTATGttttaaatgaaatgaaatacaCTTTTACTCTCAACTGCGTTAccaactccagtcagcagatggcgatgaGCGTCTTTCAGGCGACGCTGCcagtgtgacgtataatctagtggacgggacgTTTCTTCAACAACGACAGCTGGTCAGACACCTCGGTAGCTTTCTGGCAAACATAGCTACAACATTCACACTCTTTACACTGTTTTGGTGTTTTAAAGTTCTGTCGTTTAGCTAGTTACCTTATTTAATGTTATATGTACATTGTTACTCAGCTAGCTGGCTTAATAAGTTAGTTTAGAGCTAGGCTAGTCGCTAATGCTACctagctaacatccccgaccatgagtTCATTGAGCTGCTCTCCTcctgatgaagaagaggaggtctgctggacggagaaagaagctctgtGGCTGAACATTGTCGTGAAAGAGGAGAAAAAAGAGGAGGATGTCACCGTTAAAAAACAATTAGAGGTTGAGTCTGTTCCGgttaaagaagaagagaaagacgtttcagtgaaagaagaggaaggcgcgttcagagtgaaagaggaggaggatgttacagtaaaagaagatGAGGAAGAGCAAGAGGAGGCtgcaggggaggagggggagatgactgtCACATTGAAAGAAGACGACGAGGAGGAGACAGAAGATCTGATTAAGACCAGTAAGTACTTTCTTAATAACAGGATCACAACCTCTGTTCGCCCAATAATGGACGAAAGAAGTCTGACGTGACTCAGTATAGTCCAAGGACCAGACATGTTCTGCTTTGATGCGAATTGGCTCCAAAACAGTAGTAGTACTACATCTAAATGTGAATCCATTCTCAATTGTGGTACGGTTCCAGAAACCTAAATCTCTCTAcgttcatatcacatcaaaaataatttcacaaatataCTCTTACTGCACACGTTTTTAAACCGGTTTTAACACAGTTGCAGCCGACAGTGTTTTTCATCGACAACACCTTTGTGGCGTCCGTATTCCGTTAAAAGGGCAAATGACATGCCCTCCTCAGTGGGTAATGTCAGTCTTGTAGGTGAAATGAAGATTAAGATTGTAACAATGACAGCccattatatatatatcattattcATCATTTtatatcattatatatatatatatatatatatatatgtatatatatatatgtgtatatatatatgtatcattATTTAGACTTGTTGAGGGAAAATCAAGGACTGAAGGGGGGCATGAATGAAAAAATGTCAGAGTAATACTTTAAATTCATGAGGTGATTGGGGGACTAAACCTGATAGTATAACAATAGTAGTGATGTTCTACCACAGCTTCAGATGATAAGGTGTTGTTCAGTCAGGCAGTTCAGAAAGGCTGGGCAGTAGTTTAAAAGGAGGGGGCAGCGATGTCACAGAGGGAGCAGCGACGTCACAGAGGGGGCAGCGACGTCACAGAGGGGGCAGCGATGTCACAGAGGGAGCAGCGATGTCACAGAGGGGGCAGCGATGTCACAGAGGGGGCAGCGATGTCACAGAGGGAGCAGCGATGTCAGAGGGAGCAGCGATGTCACAGAGGGGGCAGCGATGTCACAGAGGGGGCAGCGATGTCACAGAGGGGGCAGCGATGTCACAGAGGGGAGCAGCGATGTCAGTTACTCAGACCGGAGCTCTTCACCAGGCTCCTCCTCTAACATGGAGCCAGTTTTATCATGTAGAAGTTTTATTCAGGTCTCTATTAAGTATTTAACTAAATAATCTGTTTGTCTttggcaggagagagaccagactctcACTCTGACAGCGGAAAGAGTCCTTCAGGGGAACCAGACCCAGAGACGCCCAAACCAGGGAGACAACACCACTGCTCCCAATGTGAAAAGAGATTTTCCAAATCAGGGGACCTAAAACGGCATGAGAGGATACACACAGGGAGAagcctttccaatgttcccagtgtggaaagtgttTTAACCGCTTAAGCAACCTGAAGgcgcatgagaggacacacacacattatttccaATGTTCCCACTGTGGGAAGCGTTTTGCCTGCTTAAGCAGGCTGAAGaggcatgagaggacacacacaggggggaatcctttccaatgttcccagtgtggGAAGCGTTTTACCCACTTAAGGAGCCTGACTacgcatgagaggacacacacacgggAAAATcctttccaatgttcccagtgtggaaagcaTTTTACCCGCTTAAAGAGCCTGATGACGCATGAGAGGATACACACAGGGgaaaagcctttccaatgttcccagtgtggGAAGCATTTTACCCGCTTAAGGAGCCTGGAGGAGCATGAAAGGATACACACAAGGGAAAATcctttccaatgttcccagtgtggaaagcgTTTTACCCGCTTAAGGAGCctggaggagcatgagaggacacacacaggggaaaagcctttccaatgctcccagtgtggaaagagttttacccgcTTAAGTAGCCTGAAGAAGCATGAAAAGATACACACAGGGGAAAAGCCCTACCAGTGCTCTCATTGTGGAAAgacattttcccagtcagaggacCTGAAATCACATGGGAGAATAGAGAGGCTGTGTTCTGACTTGTGTTTTTGACCTGAGAATTTAGGTTTTTGTTTATGCCAAATGAAATCATATTGTTAACATGAAATCATTAACAAAATGGACCTACTCTTTTCAAGTTTTCATCTGGAGATGATAAATACTATAAATGATAAATACTATACAATGGATGAAATTTCATCCATTGCATACGAGTATAAACCCTCTAATATTGTTCATTATATTTTTGGGATATTGCTAAATGTTAATTATTATATAGATGAATGGAGTTTTGGATTTCTTGATTCTAACCTTAAACCTCTGGGATTTGATGTGATCTGGCTTTTCActaaatgaatttgatttgaatacatgaTGTAGATATTGCACCATGTAAATTATGGAATAGATTAATAGAATGTGCATTTCTTGATTTTGAACTTTGAAACCTCTTGAATTGAGTCGTTTTGTTTCATTGAGTTAATATGTTTACTAGTCGTCAAGATAAAGGACGATGAAAATGTGGTGGTGTTTTTATAACAACATTGATAAGTTGTTGAACTGAGGAACATGAATGTTCCCATCAATTCCACTATGTAGAAGCAGTATAGAGTTGTTTATTTTGATATTATCTGTTGACTGAATAAATCAGAATTTGCATTGAATGCAGATGTGTAGTAGATGTGAAGTTTATTTTAAATTCTCACCAATCGATCAACAAAAACGTGTCTTTGTCAGTCTCTATAATATTAAACTTTTGAAAGAAATGAAAGATAAAAAGTAGAATaaagctccatggtagctaatacagtagagtagaataatgctccatggtagctaatacagtagaatagaataaggctccatggtagctaatacagtagaatagaataaggctccatggtagctaatacattataatagaataaggctccatggtagctaatacattataatagaataaggctccatggtagctaatacagtagagtagaataaggctccatggtagctaatacattagaatagaataaggctccatggtagctaatacagtataatagaataaggctccatggtagctaatacattagaatagaataaggctccaagttagctaatacattataatataataaggctccatggtagctaatacattagaatagaataaggctccatggtagctaatacattataatagaataaggctccatggtagctaatacattataatataataaggctccatggtagctaatacagtagagtagaataaggctccatggtagctaatacagtagagtagaataaggctccatggtagctaatacattagaatagaataaggctccatggtagctaatacagtagaatagaataaggctccatggtagctaatacaatataatagaataaggctc is part of the Oncorhynchus tshawytscha isolate Ot180627B unplaced genomic scaffold, Otsh_v2.0 Un_contig_3062_pilon_pilon, whole genome shotgun sequence genome and encodes:
- the LOC112239609 gene encoding cilia- and flagella-associated protein 251, which translates into the protein MSSLSCSPPDEEEEVCWTEKEALWLNIVVKEEKKEEDVTVKKQLEVESVPVKEEEKDVSVKEEEGAFRVKEEEDVTVKEDEEEQEEAAGEEGEMTVTLKEDDEEETEDLIKTRERPDSHSDSGKSPSGEPDPETPKPGRQHHCSQCEKRFSKSGDLKRHERIHTGRSLSNVPSVESVLTA